In Fragaria vesca subsp. vesca linkage group LG1, FraVesHawaii_1.0, whole genome shotgun sequence, the sequence GACTGTCCAAGAGCACCTATCTGGCCGGAAACTACTTCAGTTTGGCTGATCTGAGCCATCTTCCGGCGATTCGGTTTCTGGTTGACGAGTTCAAAATGGGACATTTGATCACGGAGAGGAAGAATGTGAATGCTTGGTGGAAAGATATTTCCAATAGGCCTGCATGGAAGAAACTTATGAAGCTTGCTCAATACTAGTCAGCTAGCTAGAGCTACTACTGCTCGATCACCATGGTCATATCACACCCTGCATGCATCTGTGACAGAGAAAACAAACCATGAGTGTAACAATCAATTCAGAACATAAATGACTGCCTAGGATCATGTCTTTTGCGAGTCTCTTCATATTTGAAGAAGAAGATTGAATAAGGATTTTTCATAATTTTTCTTCTTTCTGTACTTTGCTTTGATCAATAATTAATTACTTTGAGATGAAATATATATGTTGCTCAAGTTATTGTTCCCAAGAGTCGAATGTTTGATCAAGTTCCCTTTGTTTCTTAATTTATGAGACTTCTAATGAAGTTATACTATATCACATCTCTCCCATTTTAGCCCCTCCCCCCTCCCCCCACCACCAAACAAAACAAANNNNNNNNNNNNNNNNNNNNAAAAAAAAACCATATATGACCTCCCATCGCATTCCAAATTTCAATTGACACTGTTGGTATATAGGTAAGGGATACAAGTCGAAAGCTGCACCATATATATGTAAATATGTATCCCTACAGAACAGGGAGAAGACGGAAACTCATGTGGACGTTATGTATGATAAAGAGTTGAAAGACATAAAGCTGAAAACATATCCAAGCTTAATTAGCAAGAAGAGTTAAGCTTATAGCTGAATGATGTGGTTATCAGATTATGCAGAAGAGTTATGGATCACAGAGGTTTACCACAGTATGTAGCGAGCTATGTTAATATTATTTTGTCAATTATATGTAATAAGTATATAACAACTCTTTTATCATATGATTAGCTATGGCCTAATCAGCAATATCTTCTGATTTTGTGAACAAGATTCGCTCCTAATGTATGTGCTGGCAATTTTGTAGTTCCAAACAGAAAAATCAAGGTCTTTTGATCCCTTTCTTCTTAGGGCAACTTCCAGTTCTCAATATTTCTCAATTATAAATGATTTTGAACTGAATATGTTGCTAAGTAATTCCCAAGAGTTGAGTATTATCAAGTTCTGTTTGAGTATACAGAGAGTTTGGGAACATGCCAATCTGCCATGCTCATGCATGGCACTCCCTCTGTTTGCACATATATTTTAAGCTAGACTGGAAAGAGAGCTGGATGCAACTCGAAAAATCAACTATTTGGCTCGAAAGATATTGAAGAAGTAGACTTTTAGTAAGTACTCTACTATGTGAATTCACAATAGCTCAGTAAAATCATTACAGACCTGTTTCTGTGCAGCAGATGAACCAAAGAAACCAAATATGGCAGCTCAGATAGAAAACCATATGAACTAAATAGACCGTCTACAATGCAAATTCACTGTTTGCTCAGAAAAAGTAGACCGTCTTCACAAGTATCAGTGTTTAACACCAGCAAGGAAGAAGCCCGGATCAAATACAGATATTTCAACAGCATTTTTCAAAACAATGCAACCGAATTAAACCCATGATAACTCAGATTTCATCAAGTAGAACCAGACTCTCTTTATAAGCATCAACAAACCAGTCTTCACTTATTTGAGTTATACGAGTCTGAGTAAGTCTTGATTCTCATCAGTAATAACCATATAAGCAACATTGCCATTTGTGCTAAATCCCAATGGCCATACTATAGATGAACTAAATCCCAATTGCCGTGCTATAGATGCACGTTGTTCAATAGGTATACTGTATATTCTTTTCTCAGCATTCCCTTTCAGATCCCATATGTCACAGTACTGCTGACGACGATCTCGCTGTCTTACCTCATTTACCTGGAACAAACATAGCGATTTTTCTGACACTTGCGCATCATTTCTCAATGCTCGCAAACACTGTGGATGCAGCACTTGCAAACAAATTGGACGCATCACTCGCTTCAGGTTAACAGTAAGTGTCCTCCTCTCAAGAACTTTAGTGTTTCTATTAAAGGAAACGAGGGACATGGCAGACTGCATCAGATGCCAATAGATGACTCCATCCAAGAATGCATATCTTTTCATAAACCAAGCACCAGGCTCACGGGGATCCACAACATTCCCTAGTGCTGTCCAAGAAACAACTTGAGACTGTAAATCTCGACATGAAAGATACTTCGTCTGGGGTACACAAACCTCACAACCTGATAGTCATCCTCCCCAGAATGGTACCCAAACCCGAGAGTAACGACATCTTCCCGACGAATTATGGTGGTGTGACCACTGGTGTCTTCTGGAACCTTGAAGTCACTTTGAGGCAGTTGCTTGAATTTTCTAAGTGATGGATTGTACAGAAATATAGGATCGTCCACATCAAGAGAACGTAAAGAAATGCAAAGCAATCCATTGCAAGAACCATAAACAGTGAATCCAAGAGAGTTCAAGGGTATGCCAACGCACCGCATGGGAACATCTATGTACCTAGGAAGCTCTGAATTCTCATCATACCTAAATGTTCTAGCAGAATAAATGGACAAGCCCCATTGTTCAATTCCGATTCTATTGTGAACAAGTAGATACTCATGAGCATCTTTTATGCTAATCTCGGCATGATGAAACTTTTTAAACTCATGGCTTCTGATTAGCTGTCTGTAAGATTTGCAAACTGCTGTTAACCGCAAAAGATACTTGATGGGCAGTTTTACAAAGATTGCAAACATAAGGTCAGAGGTTAAGTCTTTGATCTCAGCGGGTTTTCTGATCATCTCAGTGGGGTTTCTTCTTCTTTTTCTTGTATACTGTATTAGGTCCATGTCGACTCAAACCGAGACTAGATTCTTGACAACAATATGAGAATTCCAAATTGACAATGCCAGAAAACCCAGAAATATTATTCTACACCCGATTCTTGGACAATGCAGCTAAGAAACACAATGAGATATCCAGAAATTGAAATCAAGCAGAGACCGGAGAATCCAAGATACCTTCAACTCGATCAAATTGACGTCCCATCTTCAAAAGAACCGTAAACCCATTTCTTGGACACACACGGCTGCCGCACCCAGCTCTCCGATGGTGGCTCCGTCGTCGTCTACTTTGGCACTTGATCTTCTTTGTGGTCTTGTTTGGGAAATTTCAGTGCTTTTGGTTTTGCTTTTATCCTTGTCTTAAACCCTGAACAGAGTGAGACCTATGCTTCTTTATATACTTTTGATGTTTGCTCACACCCAAAACGATGTCGTACCGTATGGTAGATGATTCGAGAGTGTCACACCTGGGCTTGTAAATTTTAGTTACTTTTTTGTGATTTACTTTCGCACTAGTCAAAATTGAGCCTCTAGCAAAATGCCTAAGCATCATTTCTCTACGATGATTTTCAGTGTTATCCTGATTCCTGAGCAATCAGATAAAATAGACTCAAAAATCATGAAGGAAAGTTGAATCATTCAAGTATTTATTGAAAGTGAAGCTGTGTTTATTGAAAGTCAGTCGGGTGGATTGGCGGCGTTTTTGATTGATGGTTTGAAAGTGAAGTTTCAATCGGGTTTCATGGCCGCGGCAGAGCGCCACCGTAATGGCTAGACAGAGGCATTGTAGAAACCATAAAAAGCGAAACCAAACTAGGACATATGATGGCTCCAAGTGCATCATCACAAAGGTTATTGAACCTAGTAAGATCTAACTGGTCATTGTAGGCAAAAGTTCTGGCAGCTTAAATGGAGAAGCCCTTTTCCTAGCCTTCATTTCTATTTTCTAGTACAAGTACATATCCGAAGCATCTTTCCTGATAGTTGTTTCCTGATGAAATTTGATGTACAAAGATTTCTAATTAAAGCTTATAAGATTTGCAAACACCTGTTAATCAACTGCAACAGATATTTCATTTCATGGCCACTCTTCCAAAGTTTTCAACCAAGGCCTCAAGAGTTAAGTGTTATATTCTTAGCCTTATTGCATAGTACTTGAGGTCAACCATGTTGGCAACAAAAGTGTATACAGTATTTAACAAGAAAACAAGAGCATTCAACAATCCATAAAATAGTTCTGTAAGAAAAAAATGTAAAATATATTTTTGTTATTTGATAGTGATGAATATTAAAAACTACAAAAAATATATAAAAAGAATTAGAGTAGAATCACAAAAACTAGAAGCATAATAATTGTTACTTTATAAATAGTTGCTGCAATTATACAGATAGTAATATACAAACTAACTTTTATTTTCCATCTATGTATATAATTACAAACATTACAATACTGATGTTAAAGATTCAGTGGTCTAAGCTCGAATTATTTGAGTGTTCTTGATGAACGAATCAGGGATTTAGTGTATGCCATAGGCAAAGCAAGTAATTTCTTAGCTTTGCTTACATAAGCCCTCTTTGTGAAGTTATTATAGTCATTAGCTTCTATCTCATCCAAAATTTGGCGATACAAAAGTAAGGATGCCAACACCTACAATAGTTGAAAATTTGATCAGACCTTCTTTTAACATTACAACATGATATGGCCATTGATGTTTTGATTCAGTTAGTCAATACTGATGATAAAATATAGAACAATATACCAAATGGAACATCAAACCATTCTGGGCACTTATTTTATGTAGCTTAAGCTTTTGTTACTTACTGGCCATCTGCTGGCTTCACTGAGCTCGGTGACTCCTTTCTCTGCCTCATCAAAGAACATCCTTGCTCTCTTAATCTGACTCTTCATGAAACTCCTCCATTTATCTGTGACCTTTCCGGCATATATGTCAGCATCAGAAAGTCCTGCTTGTGCAAGCTCATCCTGTGGTAAATAAATACGTCCCCTCCTTGCACTGGTCAACGAAAGGCACGTAAGTATAATAGAAGATAGCGGGAGAGGTGATTAGTTCCAAAAAGATATCATTCAATGTAGAAATTGAAAGATAGTGACAGTCCCATCCATAAAAAAAATAATATATAATAATAATAATAATAATAATAATAATAATAATAATAATAATAATAATAATAAAAGAGGAAGAATTAATCACTTCCTAGTTGACATGACCATTTTAATTTAATATCTTCTCAAGCCATTTGGCATAAAAAAATTTCAGCATGCAAATTCTGTTAAAAAGGAACAAAAGCACCTTATCATAAGAGAGCAAGAGGAAAAGAAGAGTAAAAAGTCTAAAAACTATTGAACCATGACTAACTTCGAAGTTTTCAGCATTTGTGTACAACCACAAGAATATGAGAATTATTCAATTCAACACATTAATAGCACTAATAATTAGTGTGACCATTGCTTTATAGACCATAGATTGTTTTCTTTTTGTAGAAGAATAATATTAAATCTCCAAAGGCAAAAGCCTAGGATACAAACACAAGCTCAAAGAGCAACAAACAAAACCTCGAACAGAGGAATGGAGGAAACAAGCCGAGAGGAACCTAAGACTTGATAACAAACTACAAACCATTATAGACCAAATTGTTCTATGGTATCGGCACTATCCTGTCAAGTATATTGCTAATTTCACTAACATTTTCAGCATATCAATCATTAAAGCTATATACTTACTCTTCTCCAACATCCCTTAGAATGTTAGTTAGCTGATTTGCAATCCCTAATGCTAACGCAGCATTATATACAGATTCTGTTGTTGCTTGCGAATCAGGTGCTATGCCCATAACTGGAACACTCATTAGTCCAACAGTCCCAGCAACATAATAACAGTAGAGGTATAGTTCATCAAAGCTCCTGTATGTTGATTTCCTAAGGTCCATTCTCATTCCCTCTATCATATCCTTGAATGGCTGCAAGATGCTCAGACATCAGGTCAATAAGTTCCTGAACTCTAAAGCCACAACATGAATTATTAAATATACGAGCTCACTCATGGTATTAATTAAATTATCAATCTTCTGTTGGAACTATCCAACTGGTTGATGACAATGGGTAGGTCATAAACTCAATTTTACCCTACCATCAAGAAATAGTGCATTCAGCTATACTTTGCATGCATATTGTGTTTAAGACAGAGCAAGCTACTCGTTTTTTCTGGAAATCTATCACTTCCACCAACACATTTCTTGGACGGGAAACATGCATGTTTCATAATCCTACAAGCTCACGTAAAACCCTCGGAATTGCTAGATATATTTTCAAAACGAATTTAAAAGGACAGAATTGGTATCATGGAGATAACGAAAATAGATGGTTACTCCATACGTCAGCATAATTGAAAATGTTTCAAGATGACAGCTTAAAGATTAGGCCTTTTAATTCTAACCTGAATGTCAATAGGAAAAAGGGTAACCGTATCTGACAAAGCAGCATCGAGCATATCGAATGGACGACCCTGGAAAAGATCTTCCAACCTTGACTCCCACCTGTCTAAAGCTTGTGGTGTTATGTGTGAAGCATTAGGCCCATCTACAAGCTCATCAGTTCTTCGACACCACACTGTAAATGCAGAAAACAGAGAACAAAAAGGAGATACATTTTGTCACCTAGGGTGAAGTCAAGAACAAACACTCACAGCTACATGTAATTAAAGAAAAGATTAAAGAACAGGTCTGCTTTCCATCCATGTCATATCTTACTCAAGAAAATCGGTGATAAAAATAAATCAGGTAAAGTGGTAGCCTAGATTAAGATCATAGATGATGTGGTACACTTTCCACCCCTTCCCTTGTCTCCACTAAATCTGTTTTCTCCCTCTCTCTTCTCAGCAAGGAAGTGCCCTAGTCTCCATCCACCTCATATATGATTTGATAGTGGTGATATCTTGGAGTTTCGATAAGAAAATATCTCATTGGAGCAGTACAAAACTTGTAGGCATATTATTATTGGACTAGTTTGTGCTCACTTTCAGATGGGATAGATGAGGGATGGTCAAAATTTCATGACACTGTGTCCTGAATTGCATTTGAATAGGGACAGCTAATAAAGTAAGCAAATGGTTCTATCTAATCAAGATTCTGCAAAGGAATGTGAATTATAAACTCACAAGTTTATCTTAGAAAGCAAAGGGTACATTTCTAAAGTGATAGCAGTAAAATTGGAATGAAGCAATATTTTAGATGACTTCTTCAGCAAAAATATATGAGATGACATAACTTGCCTTGCCAGATAGTTCTGTTTCTAATTATTTTAAAAACAGATCATGTATTTGGGCTTTTTGACTGTGGGTGCAATTGTCATGTTGTGGGAATATACATAATAAAGATTAAGTAAGCACATGAACGCCAATAAAGTTAAAGTCAAATGGTATAGAATGTCATTTTTGCTAACAGAAGTGCTTATTCCAAGAATAAGTCCACACTTTTTATCACTTTCATGAGCCCCATGGCACAATATTTTCTAAAGTACTCTTTCAAGTCACAAACCATCCCTAGATTCTTTTTCAAAGCAGACAGCTCTTACTAAATTATACTAACTGCACAGGGATATACTAGACCAACTACTAACTGAAAATGAATATACTAAACCAAACAAAAAAAATCAAAGTCTTATTATTAGTCTTAATCACTCACCATATATTGCCCAGATAGCTCTTCTTCTCTCAGGGGTCATTAGCAGAGTACCTGAAAATTGAAGAATGATACAGTTAGCTCAATCTATTAACTGCAAAGTAAAAACAACTGGCATTAGTTTGAATCAAAAGAGAAACAAAAGAAAAGGAGAGAACTAACCCAGGTAAAAAGTCTTGGCATACTCTGCACAAACTTCTCTGCACCTGTCATAAGCTTCACTTAACAAGCTCAGATTCCCTGGAAGAATAATATCAGGCTTCACATCAACATCATCTCCACTAGTCCTCAACTGCTTCTCCACCAAGGCTGCCTGCTTCAGCACCACATCGTAAACCATCTGTTCCGATGACACTGCTATTTCTTCGGCAGGGTTGGCCACCATGCTTGACAAAATGGGGAATTTTGTTTCACTTTGTAAGCCAGAAGTGCTAGAATACTTGACTTCTGTACTACTACACAGACAGCATGAACTCCATTTCTGCTTCCTACCCATCTTTTCTCTTCCATGTCCCAAAGCAAAAGTTGAGGAATCCAAAACCCCAAAGCAATTCAACACCTTTGTGCTGGGGGAAACCACCCAGACTAATGCTACAGACATCTTTAGCTATCAACCTCTCTTGGGCTTGTCTTTCTTTACCTTATTTAATCACACAAACTCATTTCAGTTCTAATATCAAACATGCAAACAATAGAAAGAAAACAAGCTTAATCCAAATGACTCGACACCAAAAGGACATTGTTATAAAAATAACAAGAAATGAATCAACCAAACATGCAGGTTCAACAACTTTGGCAGCAAATAAAACTCTTCTCAAGTAGAATATCCATTTGGGTATTGACTGAAACACTTGAATATCATAAAAAATGTGAGCTGAGAAAGTGGAAAGTGACAGAGAGAGGAGCAAAGACCTGTTGCTAGTCGAAGACAGAAGGTGCTGGTGCAGCATTTGCTAGAGAGAGAGAGAGAGAGTAAGAGAGAGAGACGCACTCAGCACCAAATGAATTAATCAAAGAAACACAGTTAGTTCAATGGCGACATCAACATCACTCTCCAAAAAAACTAACAACGGCCCCTCGAAAGCTGACCCACCTCGACCTCATTCTCTCCAATCTTCCAGACTCACATTTTCTTTGTTGTTTTGTTTGGTTCTTCTTTCTTTCCAATAAGGACATCGTCCTTTTCTATGATTTCTTTCTTCCGTTTAGTTCTCTGCCGTTTTGATTATATTAACCCTTATTTTTTTGCTTGGACTTTGCGTTGAGAGCTTCCGCTGATTCAGTTGTCTTGGTTCTCACCAAGGACTAAAAAATCGAAAAAATCGGCGATATTTCGCACTCAACCAAGAGATATTAAAACCCATCAACCATCTCTGCTGGGATAGGGAATTAGTTAGTTTGTTACAGTAATTATATTTTACTAAATTTCACATTATTTTTGTTAATCTCTTTTGAAATTTTGTTAGTCTCGATACTTTCTTGAAATTCTTCGAAATATCTATTTTTTGGAGGCTCGAAATTTCCTCGATAGACGATATTTAAGTCTTTGGTTCTCACACTCCCTTAAAGTCTCGGTCATCCTTTATTAATTAGAATTCAAACTCAACCCGTTTTGAAGATAGAGTTTGACTCCTCAATTCAAGTTCGATCCCCGTTGCCATTGGTTTTTCATCACACGACGTCACGATCTGTAAATTCTTATGCAACACACCTAGGGCTGTGGAGACAGGTGCGTGTCCCATGTCAATCCTTTTAAGTCTAGGTCATAGGTTTTTTGTTTTTTTTTTTGAGGTAAAAGCGAGTATTCCTATGATCATTGATCATAACGACCGAAACGATCAAACAAGAGGGTCCAAAAACCGCTCAAGCCAACAAAGTTCAAACTTGAATCGAAACTACATCTAATAATTAAAATAACAACCTCAAAACTACATAAAAAAAACATATATGAATACTAGAAAGCATAATAACCTCCCCTACCCCAACAACTTAACTTCCCTTCCCGATTAGAGGCCCTAATGGTGTACCTTTTATCGAATTGGGAGGAAGGAAGAACTGCTAGGGCATAGGTAGGGATCTAATCAGCCCACAATGAACCAAGAAGCAAGGCCCTAATCCAAAAAAATCCAGGCAAGGTTAAGGAGGGAAAATGAGCTTAAGCCAAAAGGCAACCCACTCCCACATACCCTTAATCTGGAGCAAGGACTAAAAAATCGATAAAATCGGTGATATTTCGCCGAAAATATCGTTTTTTGGACCTGCAATATTTCCTCCGCATCCCATGATGTTAACGTTCGAAACAATCAGAATATCATGATATTTGAGGAAACATTCGAATTTTTGGCCATATTCACGATACCATTCCTTGATTTGGGCCTAAATTATCTTGACTCCGGCCCAAGTTTGGAAACTTGTACAAAAATTCAAGGTGCTACCAAGTAGGATCGAACCTTGGTCAGCCAAGGGATATTAAAACCCATCAACCATCCCTGATGGGATAGGGAATTGGTTAGTTTGTTACATTCTTAGTAATTATACCTTACTAAATTTCACATTATTGTTGTTAATCTCTTTCGAAATTTTGTTAGTCTCGATACTTTCTCAATATTTCCATCGAAATATTCATTTTTTGGAGGCTCAAAATTTCCTCGATAGGCGATATTTAAGTCATTGATCTAGAGCCCAAGCATAGTTGCATCAGTCCCCAATTTCGGTCCGTCTGAACTGTCACCGTCGTCACATCAATTTGGCGGTCTCCCCGAGTTCGTCATCCTGACCAGCCTCGACCAAAGCTGCGGCACACTGGGAACTCCTCTGAATTGAGATCAACACCGCAAACTGCTTCCCAAGGCTTTACTTCTACCTCTGCTCAGAAACCCTCTCTGAAATCAAAACTGATGCCGAGAGCAAACCAGCCCACCGCCGCTTCTACTCAACATCAACTCTGAATCTTTATCCCTCCTCTTGCCTCCACCGAGGAGCTAACAAGAATGACTCCTCCTCAACTCCCACGAACAGCTCTGATCTCATATTAGCCCAAGTATAAAGCGCCACCCGACCTTGACAAACCCATCCCAAACCAGAGGAAGATCACCACGTACATGCGATAGTCTCACCGAAATGGGACACCGCCTATAGAGCCCGGCAAAGTCGAGGTCATAGGTTTGTTCTTTCTTATAGCTAATTAAGGCAAATTTTTTTTTAAAAAATGTTTGATTAGAGTAAAGTTTCTTGTAGCTAATTAAGGCAAATTTAGTAAGT encodes:
- the LOC101299429 gene encoding phytoene synthase, chloroplastic-like → MSVALVWVVSPSTKVLNCFGVLDSSTFALGHGREKMGRKQKWSSCCLCSSTEVKYSSTSGLQSETKFPILSSMVANPAEEIAVSSEQMVYDVVLKQAALVEKQLRTSGDDVDVKPDIILPGNLSLLSEAYDRCREVCAEYAKTFYLGTLLMTPERRRAIWAIYVWCRRTDELVDGPNASHITPQALDRWESRLEDLFQGRPFDMLDAALSDTVTLFPIDIQPFKDMIEGMRMDLRKSTYRSFDELYLYCYYVAGTVGLMSVPVMGIAPDSQATTESVYNAALALGIANQLTNILRDVGEDARRGRIYLPQDELAQAGLSDADIYAGKVTDKWRSFMKSQIKRARMFFDEAEKGVTELSEASRWPVLASLLLYRQILDEIEANDYNNFTKRAYVSKAKKLLALPMAYTKSLIRSSRTLK